One window from the genome of Lentibacillus daqui encodes:
- a CDS encoding hydantoinase B/oxoprolinase family protein has protein sequence MNETEKKAPIFLENPITTEIIRNALISAAEEMNESLARSSFSPIIYEMKDCSVGIYNEHAELLGQSSGLPTFLGNLDVCIRETTNFIGGNDKYNPGDVYIMNDSYLAGSHLNDITIISPIFFEEELVGFSATRAHWLDVGAKDPGYPMDAIEIFQEGVRIPPTKIYDAGNPRKDIIQLITMNSRLSDSALGDMNAQIAACRTGEKRVYEIIKKHGVDTFRRAIKDIFMQSEIMDKEQITSIPDGVYEEKGYLDNDGVTDDPVLVKVKLTVAGDRLTIDLTGSSEQRQGMTNCGLAQTVSACRVAFKHLIGPDSPVTGGNFKTMDIIVPKKTIFSAEEPAACGWYFTSLGLLIDLIVKALSPVLKEQSAAAHYGDSMVITFAGRDEKSDETFLYVEPTAGGWGAFSANDGQSGLINNSNGDFKNLPVEVLEGKYPLKVNSYSLRKNSGGAGKTRGGLGITREYEVRTKANLSLWFERSKTPAWGLFGGEAGKPPKVTIKTSSGEEDMLKVNAKPLAKGDRVVVKTGGGGGFGNPLERSQEQVLEDIIDGYIDTNTAYKEYGFTYDAKTEQVHRD, from the coding sequence ATGAATGAAACAGAAAAGAAGGCACCGATTTTTTTGGAGAATCCAATTACAACGGAAATTATTCGTAATGCTCTAATATCTGCTGCCGAGGAGATGAACGAAAGCCTGGCTCGTAGTTCCTTCTCTCCAATTATCTATGAAATGAAAGATTGTAGTGTAGGGATATATAATGAACATGCTGAATTACTCGGTCAATCATCAGGATTGCCAACTTTTTTAGGCAATCTGGATGTTTGTATAAGGGAAACTACTAATTTCATTGGTGGAAATGATAAGTACAATCCAGGAGATGTCTATATTATGAACGATTCATACCTGGCCGGGTCCCACCTAAATGACATTACAATCATTTCTCCTATATTTTTTGAAGAGGAATTAGTTGGTTTTTCAGCAACACGTGCCCACTGGTTAGATGTTGGCGCAAAAGATCCCGGTTATCCTATGGATGCAATAGAAATTTTTCAGGAAGGAGTTAGAATACCACCAACAAAAATTTATGATGCCGGCAATCCGCGTAAAGATATTATTCAGCTAATTACGATGAACAGTAGGTTAAGTGATTCAGCTTTAGGCGATATGAATGCGCAAATTGCTGCTTGCCGAACTGGGGAAAAAAGGGTATACGAAATCATCAAAAAACACGGTGTTGACACGTTTAGACGCGCAATCAAAGACATTTTTATGCAGTCGGAGATTATGGATAAAGAACAAATTACTAGTATACCTGATGGCGTATATGAAGAAAAGGGGTATTTGGACAATGATGGCGTAACGGATGATCCCGTATTGGTAAAAGTTAAATTGACGGTAGCCGGTGACCGATTAACCATTGATTTAACGGGATCCAGTGAGCAACGACAAGGTATGACCAACTGCGGTCTAGCACAAACTGTTTCCGCTTGCCGTGTAGCTTTTAAACACTTAATTGGCCCAGACTCACCTGTAACCGGTGGTAATTTTAAGACAATGGATATTATCGTTCCTAAAAAGACTATATTCAGTGCCGAAGAACCAGCAGCTTGTGGATGGTATTTCACTTCCCTTGGATTGCTAATAGATTTAATTGTAAAAGCACTATCCCCTGTGTTAAAGGAACAAAGTGCAGCAGCTCATTACGGGGATTCCATGGTAATTACCTTCGCAGGAAGAGACGAAAAATCGGATGAAACATTTTTATACGTTGAACCTACTGCCGGTGGATGGGGCGCATTTTCCGCGAACGATGGTCAATCTGGCCTAATCAATAATTCTAACGGAGATTTCAAAAACCTTCCTGTTGAAGTACTTGAAGGAAAGTACCCTTTAAAGGTCAACTCTTATTCATTAAGAAAAAATTCCGGTGGTGCTGGTAAAACTCGTGGAGGACTTGGTATTACAAGGGAATACGAAGTTCGAACCAAAGCAAATTTATCACTCTGGTTTGAACGTTCTAAAACTCCGGCCTGGGGATTGTTTGGTGGTGAAGCCGGTAAGCCTCCTAAAGTTACCATTAAGACATCGAGTGGAGAAGAAGATATGTTAAAGGTAAACGCAAAGCCCCTTGCAAAAGGAGATCGGGTTGTCGTGAAAACCGGTGGTGGAGGCGGTTTTGGAAATCCACTTGAACGCTCCCAAGAACAAGTATTGGAAGATATTATTGATGGTTACATTGACACAAATACAGCTTATAAAGAATATGGCTTTACCTATGATGCAAAAACAGAGCAAGTCCACCGGGATTAA
- a CDS encoding M24 family metallopeptidase, whose translation MSIDYRARLDALQNHLKENNMDIAMIMTPANVFYYTGFNSEPHERFMALVVDNRKQENILFVPALDKEIAANESFIKNIVPISDEEDPYAILQEKLDGNIARFGLEMKKVSMFQHQRLASVFPDTTYEDIQPFINGQRLKKSRSEIAYTQKAIDIIEKVMAEGIKKAKVGMSELELAAELEFLMKKFGAEGPSFSTIVLSGEKAALPHGTPGNRKFQNGDFLLIDMGVTIAEGYCSDITRTFVIGEATEKQKEIYEIVRKSTQTGVDAVKAGVPLKTFDIEARNVIENSGYGEYFNNRIGHGLGIEVHEEPSVHENNEQIAESGLLFTIEPGIYIPDFGGVRIEDNVYINENGEGELLTSFPRELQIL comes from the coding sequence ATGTCGATTGATTATCGAGCTAGATTAGATGCATTACAGAACCATTTAAAGGAAAATAATATGGATATTGCCATGATTATGACACCGGCAAATGTATTCTATTATACCGGGTTTAATTCCGAACCTCACGAACGATTCATGGCTCTTGTAGTGGACAACCGAAAACAAGAAAATATACTATTCGTTCCAGCACTAGATAAGGAAATAGCTGCTAATGAATCATTCATTAAAAATATCGTCCCTATTTCCGATGAAGAAGATCCTTACGCGATACTTCAAGAAAAACTGGACGGGAATATCGCGCGCTTCGGACTGGAAATGAAAAAGGTTAGTATGTTCCAACACCAACGTTTAGCTTCGGTCTTCCCTGACACTACATATGAAGACATTCAGCCATTTATCAATGGTCAGCGATTGAAGAAATCAAGAAGCGAAATCGCCTATACGCAAAAGGCGATCGATATTATTGAAAAAGTCATGGCAGAAGGAATTAAAAAAGCAAAAGTCGGCATGAGCGAACTAGAATTGGCCGCTGAACTGGAATTCCTGATGAAAAAATTTGGTGCAGAAGGGCCATCATTTTCCACCATTGTATTATCAGGCGAAAAAGCTGCGTTACCACACGGAACTCCAGGCAATCGCAAGTTCCAAAACGGTGATTTCCTATTAATCGATATGGGGGTAACGATTGCGGAAGGGTATTGTTCCGATATTACCCGAACTTTTGTTATCGGTGAAGCAACGGAGAAACAAAAGGAAATATATGAGATTGTTCGAAAATCCACCCAAACAGGAGTCGATGCCGTCAAAGCTGGCGTGCCACTGAAAACGTTTGACATTGAAGCAAGAAATGTGATTGAGAACAGTGGGTATGGAGAGTATTTTAATAACCGGATCGGCCATGGTCTTGGTATTGAAGTACATGAAGAACCATCTGTTCACGAAAATAATGAACAAATTGCGGAAAGTGGATTGCTTTTTACCATTGAACCTGGTATTTATATTCCTGACTTTGGTGGCGTGCGGATTGAGGATAATGTATATATTAATGAGAATGGTGAAGGAGAATTATTGACTTCCTTTCCAAGGGAATTACAAATTTTGTAA
- a CDS encoding aldo/keto reductase family protein — protein sequence MKYQRLGNSGVKVSEIGLGSWLTYDESTKQNTAEACIHKAYELGVNFFDTANVYNHGEAEKVVGKALKAYPRDSYVLASKVYFPMGDGPNDRGLSRKHIIEQCNASLKRLGVDYLDLYQCHRFDEESPTEETLLALNDLVRQGKILYYGTSEWSAAQLTEAAHIIKERNLHPIVSNQPIYNMLVRYIEKEVLPVSRKNGIGQVVFSPLAQGVLSGKYKPGQGVPSDSRAANDNNNFHIKKYLNDEILKRVMKLDHIAQELGIKLSQLAIAWILRQPGVSSAIVGASRPSQVEENVRAADIKLTDAVLVEVEDVLKEIDQFVPDAGQLVDKA from the coding sequence ATGAAATATCAACGTTTAGGAAACAGTGGAGTAAAGGTTAGTGAGATTGGACTGGGAAGCTGGTTAACTTATGATGAATCCACCAAGCAAAACACGGCTGAGGCATGTATTCATAAGGCATATGAATTGGGAGTTAATTTTTTTGACACAGCCAATGTGTATAACCATGGTGAAGCGGAGAAAGTTGTAGGTAAAGCACTTAAAGCTTATCCGCGTGATAGCTATGTACTGGCGTCAAAGGTTTACTTTCCGATGGGAGACGGACCGAACGATCGTGGTCTTTCTCGGAAACACATAATAGAGCAATGCAATGCCAGCCTAAAACGGCTAGGTGTTGATTATCTTGATTTGTATCAATGCCACCGGTTTGATGAAGAATCACCAACAGAAGAAACATTGCTTGCGTTAAATGATCTCGTTCGCCAGGGAAAAATACTTTATTATGGTACAAGTGAATGGAGTGCAGCACAGTTGACGGAAGCTGCACATATTATAAAAGAACGGAACTTGCATCCAATTGTCTCAAATCAACCTATTTATAATATGCTTGTCCGTTATATTGAAAAAGAAGTGTTGCCGGTGAGTCGAAAGAATGGTATCGGTCAAGTGGTATTTTCACCGCTCGCACAAGGCGTTTTGTCCGGAAAATATAAGCCGGGACAAGGAGTTCCATCTGATAGCCGAGCAGCAAATGACAACAATAATTTTCACATTAAAAAGTATTTGAATGATGAGATATTGAAACGTGTTATGAAATTAGATCATATTGCTCAGGAGCTGGGTATTAAATTGTCACAGTTGGCGATAGCCTGGATTTTGCGTCAACCAGGCGTCAGCTCCGCTATTGTTGGAGCAAGTCGTCCCTCTCAGGTCGAGGAAAACGTGAGAGCTGCTGACATTAAATTGACAGATGCTGTTTTAGTTGAAGTTGAGGATGTGTTAAAAGAGATTGATCAATTTGTTCCGGATGCTGGACAGCTCGTTGATAAAGCTTAA
- a CDS encoding purine-cytosine permease family protein has protein sequence MYMDNKNDSPLSSVPASERNHWIVPASIFGGLEFSVPVIMVGATLAGSFSLLNVFWILVIGLVIIQWIGNTIQGYLGAKTGRPSSVIARSSFGSIQARFIVGLALVVLNVGWFGINTSVAGNALSAVFGINYTENWFLWAIITLIAGLLFALPAVLGYNSMKWTDYIAVPAGILLISGGVYYALRGEGWENILSWNPEPSITFFGAISLVLGANVAQWLIASDYTRYSKPTFRDQSLIPLGIVAIGMLFFLTGAVMSAGVGNPDIVAVMQDLGFPFWGFLILWIALWTSQIVASYSIGLAASNMLNVNTSKGRAVLTVTGSIIGVVLAIGGILDYFMDFLTIMAVIYPSIAAVMFADFFFIRKQEWVDNKGWNWIATIAILAGSLVGYITEYVVQYGIPALQSLIISGVVYLLVMKVKARIKPDHFTNTDYVEKDLVG, from the coding sequence ATGTATATGGACAACAAAAACGATTCGCCTTTGTCTTCAGTCCCAGCATCGGAACGCAACCATTGGATTGTTCCTGCTAGTATCTTTGGTGGTTTGGAATTTTCAGTACCTGTTATTATGGTTGGAGCAACATTAGCAGGAAGCTTTAGTTTATTAAATGTTTTTTGGATATTAGTCATTGGACTAGTGATTATACAATGGATCGGTAATACAATACAAGGCTATCTTGGTGCTAAAACAGGACGCCCCTCTTCCGTTATCGCAAGGTCATCCTTTGGTTCCATTCAAGCTCGATTCATAGTAGGTTTAGCTCTTGTCGTGTTAAATGTGGGCTGGTTCGGTATCAACACATCTGTGGCAGGAAATGCTCTATCAGCAGTATTTGGAATAAATTACACGGAAAACTGGTTTCTTTGGGCGATTATAACGCTTATTGCTGGATTATTATTTGCCCTTCCAGCTGTATTAGGTTACAACTCAATGAAATGGACAGATTATATTGCCGTTCCCGCGGGCATCCTCCTTATATCAGGTGGAGTTTATTATGCATTGAGGGGGGAAGGTTGGGAAAATATACTTTCATGGAATCCGGAACCTTCCATAACTTTTTTTGGAGCAATTAGCTTAGTTTTAGGGGCAAACGTAGCCCAATGGTTAATCGCTTCTGATTACACTCGATATTCAAAACCAACTTTTAGAGATCAATCTTTAATCCCGCTAGGAATTGTTGCGATTGGTATGCTTTTTTTCCTAACCGGTGCAGTAATGTCTGCAGGAGTAGGAAATCCTGATATAGTTGCTGTCATGCAAGATCTTGGTTTTCCATTTTGGGGCTTTCTTATCTTATGGATTGCACTTTGGACTAGTCAAATTGTAGCAAGCTATTCAATCGGTTTAGCAGCATCCAATATGTTAAATGTCAATACTTCTAAAGGTAGAGCAGTACTAACGGTAACCGGGTCCATTATAGGGGTTGTGCTAGCAATTGGTGGTATATTGGATTATTTCATGGACTTTTTAACCATCATGGCTGTTATTTACCCTTCGATTGCTGCAGTCATGTTTGCTGATTTCTTCTTTATTCGTAAGCAGGAATGGGTTGATAACAAAGGTTGGAATTGGATTGCAACGATTGCAATATTAGCAGGCTCACTGGTTGGATACATTACTGAATATGTTGTCCAATATGGTATTCCAGCTCTGCAGTCCTTAATCATCTCAGGTGTTGTTTATTTACTAGTCATGAAGGTAAAAGCACGTATCAAACCGGATCATTTCACAAACACAGATTATGTGGAAAAAGATTTAGTCGGATAA
- a CDS encoding proline racemase family protein, whose amino-acid sequence MNFDRLISTVDLHVAGEPLRIITGGLPEIKGDTQPERRAYCVKHLDHIRKTLMNEPRGHHGMYGCIITPPATDDADFGVLFMHNEGWSTMCGHGIIAIVTMVVETGKYQVNGNRRKFIIDSPAGKVFAYAKCVGKEVVEVSFENVPSFVYKKDFPIKIDNREFTVDIAFGGAFYAILDSVKLNLQVNKDNLNNLQDWGMKIKEYIESNLKVVHPLQADLKDIYGVIFSDDPLNENATLRNVTIFADRQIDRSPCGTGTSARIATLYNRGKLQKEETFIHESITNGTFSSKVISEVKVDKYDAIVPKVAGNAHFTGFHHFVVEFRDVMREGF is encoded by the coding sequence ATGAATTTTGACAGATTGATTTCAACTGTTGATTTACATGTAGCAGGTGAACCGTTACGAATTATAACGGGGGGTCTGCCGGAAATCAAAGGAGATACACAACCGGAACGAAGAGCATACTGTGTAAAACATTTGGATCACATTCGTAAAACATTAATGAATGAGCCACGGGGACACCACGGTATGTATGGGTGCATCATAACGCCACCAGCAACAGATGATGCTGACTTTGGTGTATTGTTTATGCACAATGAGGGCTGGAGTACTATGTGTGGTCACGGTATTATTGCCATTGTTACGATGGTAGTTGAGACTGGCAAATATCAAGTAAACGGGAATAGACGAAAATTTATTATTGATAGTCCGGCCGGAAAGGTATTTGCCTATGCAAAATGTGTTGGAAAAGAGGTAGTAGAGGTTTCATTCGAAAATGTTCCATCTTTTGTGTATAAAAAAGATTTTCCGATAAAAATTGATAACCGTGAATTTACAGTTGATATTGCGTTTGGCGGAGCATTTTATGCGATTCTAGACAGTGTCAAACTGAATTTACAGGTGAATAAGGACAATTTAAATAACCTACAGGATTGGGGAATGAAGATCAAAGAATATATTGAATCTAATTTAAAAGTGGTACATCCACTACAAGCAGATTTAAAAGATATATACGGGGTCATATTTTCTGATGATCCTTTGAATGAAAATGCAACATTACGAAATGTAACAATTTTTGCGGACAGACAAATAGATCGTTCACCATGTGGGACAGGAACAAGTGCAAGGATAGCAACGTTGTACAATAGAGGAAAATTACAAAAAGAGGAAACCTTTATTCACGAAAGTATTACAAACGGCACTTTTTCAAGCAAGGTAATTTCTGAGGTTAAAGTTGACAAATATGATGCGATTGTTCCAAAAGTGGCAGGAAATGCGCATTTTACCGGTTTTCATCATTTTGTAGTTGAATTTAGAGATGTGATGCGCGAAGGATTTTAA
- a CDS encoding hydantoinase/oxoprolinase family protein: MTRYRLAADIGGTFTDVVLFDKQTGQYNTEKVPTTPENLSEGVLNGIYRMVQDFNQVDFFVHGTTVGLNAFLERKGVGMALIVTSGFKDLYEIGRANRSEIYNIQYRQPTPLIKRRHIFEVEERVLVDGQIETPLNEGSLQQVIDEIAEKNYDSVSVCLLHSYKNPEHEKLIKKKIKEQLPEISVSLSHEVVREWREYERTSTTVINAYIAPIVEHYLSKFESEIDNKGLDRDLYIMQSNGGVMTSEIARSKPIQTLLSGPVGGTMGGLTLGQKTANENLICVDMGGTSFDVSMVINGDPDVTSEADIEKFPILSPMVNMHTIGAGGGSIAWIEGGGLRVGPHSAGATPGPACYGNGGTEATVTDANLILGRIDADGFLGGKIKLDWNAAYEAIQKLAIELDLSVTEVAEGICDIANAKMADAIRTLTVSKGIDPRDFSLVAFGGAGPMHAMLIADHLDINKILIPTVAGTFSAWGMLQTDIRHDDVRSYISYLENSDFGKMHALFGEMEREAEVIIQQQNIEKENIQFTRLADLRYVGQEYTVTVPLIDGQINDSSIRQLTELFHTTHQRIYGHNNPEGAVEVVNLRIVSLGKLENEESAQSTNKPLGTPKPIRRKRIVWNNQEIETPVYSTNDLNFGHTISGPTIIESSTSTIVVPQHYLVNVDTMGNLEVNRRNENE; the protein is encoded by the coding sequence ATGACAAGATATCGACTAGCAGCTGATATCGGGGGTACATTCACTGATGTAGTTTTATTTGATAAACAAACTGGACAATACAATACAGAAAAGGTACCGACAACACCTGAGAACTTATCTGAAGGAGTTTTAAATGGCATTTATCGAATGGTACAGGATTTTAATCAAGTTGATTTCTTTGTACATGGTACCACGGTAGGATTAAATGCCTTCCTTGAAAGAAAAGGTGTAGGTATGGCATTAATCGTTACTTCCGGATTCAAAGACCTGTATGAGATTGGACGAGCCAACCGATCGGAAATCTACAATATACAATATCGACAACCCACTCCACTCATTAAACGCCGGCACATTTTTGAGGTGGAAGAACGTGTATTAGTAGATGGTCAAATTGAAACACCACTGAATGAAGGTAGTCTGCAACAAGTAATTGATGAAATTGCTGAAAAGAATTATGACTCTGTATCAGTTTGTCTACTCCATTCGTACAAAAACCCGGAACATGAAAAATTAATTAAGAAAAAGATCAAGGAACAACTACCGGAAATATCTGTTTCATTATCTCATGAAGTAGTACGAGAATGGCGAGAATATGAAAGAACAAGCACCACTGTCATTAACGCATACATTGCACCGATTGTAGAACATTATTTGTCAAAATTTGAAAGTGAAATCGACAATAAAGGCTTGGATAGAGACTTATACATTATGCAATCCAACGGTGGCGTCATGACATCAGAAATTGCCAGGTCTAAACCGATACAAACGCTTTTATCGGGACCAGTAGGTGGAACAATGGGAGGCTTGACATTGGGTCAAAAAACCGCTAATGAAAACCTGATCTGTGTTGATATGGGCGGTACCAGTTTCGACGTTAGTATGGTCATTAATGGAGACCCGGATGTGACATCTGAAGCCGATATTGAAAAATTCCCAATACTGTCCCCGATGGTTAATATGCATACGATTGGAGCTGGTGGAGGTTCAATAGCTTGGATTGAAGGTGGTGGCTTACGTGTTGGTCCCCATAGCGCTGGTGCTACACCGGGACCCGCCTGTTACGGTAACGGTGGTACAGAAGCAACTGTTACGGATGCCAACCTTATTCTCGGGCGTATCGATGCTGATGGCTTCCTAGGTGGAAAAATAAAACTGGATTGGAATGCTGCCTATGAAGCAATTCAAAAATTAGCCATAGAACTTGACTTAAGTGTAACCGAAGTTGCTGAAGGTATTTGTGATATCGCTAACGCAAAAATGGCTGATGCGATTAGAACATTAACCGTATCAAAGGGTATCGATCCACGCGATTTCTCTCTAGTTGCATTTGGAGGAGCCGGACCAATGCATGCCATGTTGATTGCAGATCATTTAGATATCAACAAAATTTTAATCCCAACTGTTGCAGGAACCTTCTCAGCATGGGGAATGCTACAAACCGATATCCGTCATGATGATGTACGTAGTTACATTTCTTACCTGGAAAATAGTGATTTCGGTAAGATGCATGCACTATTCGGTGAAATGGAACGTGAAGCAGAGGTAATTATACAACAGCAAAACATAGAAAAAGAAAATATACAATTTACGCGTTTAGCTGATTTACGCTATGTAGGACAGGAATATACGGTAACAGTACCGTTAATAGATGGACAAATTAACGATAGTTCTATTCGGCAACTAACAGAACTATTTCATACCACCCATCAGAGAATATATGGGCACAACAATCCTGAAGGGGCTGTAGAAGTTGTCAATCTACGTATTGTAAGTTTAGGCAAATTAGAAAACGAGGAAAGTGCGCAAAGTACGAATAAACCATTAGGGACCCCTAAGCCAATTCGCAGGAAAAGGATAGTATGGAATAACCAGGAGATAGAAACACCCGTTTATTCAACAAATGATCTGAACTTTGGCCATACGATAAGTGGACCGACAATAATCGAATCTTCCACTTCAACCATTGTTGTTCCGCAACATTATCTTGTAAACGTTGACACAATGGGAAATCTTGAGGTAAATAGGAGGAATGAAAATGAATGA
- the nhaC gene encoding Na+/H+ antiporter NhaC, with translation MKPQNPKLYEVVIVFVVFLTMMTISVAVFNISFQIPLLASWFLLIGYGLKLKHSYKELENAIYAGIAKGFAGPLILITVGALIGTWIAGGIVPSLVYYGLEILNPNVFLVVAMIVCAITSITTGTSFGTIGTTGIAMMGVGASFGIPLPLVAGAVISGAYVGDKLSPLSDTTVMTASLAKVDVIEHVKGMLPVGVPTMIITALIFTIVGFFYVDKEADLTLAENAAADLQSVFNIHWYNLLPLAIVILLLAFRKPPIPVIAFGSFLGIIWAIVFQGMNFVSAIESAYSGFTIDSSSDFLNNLLNTGGIESMLGVIALVILSLGLGGLLDQLGILRQIANIFDKWVKNSNGKLTFSTMFTAFLGNLFGSSAYVGVIAGSTATAKLYDDRGIDRRVLSRNSEGGGTVTNPMIPWTDAGVFLTTTLGIPTLTYLPFMWYNFVGVIVTFILGYMGWFFWDKKNKTNDDNQYQEQKTL, from the coding sequence TTGAAACCGCAAAACCCGAAATTGTATGAAGTGGTTATTGTATTTGTTGTTTTCCTTACAATGATGACGATTTCAGTTGCTGTTTTCAATATTTCGTTTCAAATTCCGTTACTAGCTTCATGGTTTTTATTGATTGGTTACGGATTAAAACTAAAACATAGCTATAAAGAGCTCGAAAACGCGATTTACGCCGGCATAGCAAAAGGATTTGCCGGTCCGCTTATTTTAATTACCGTTGGAGCCTTGATCGGTACTTGGATTGCAGGTGGTATCGTCCCTTCATTGGTTTATTATGGGCTGGAAATTTTAAATCCAAACGTGTTTCTAGTAGTTGCCATGATTGTATGCGCGATAACATCTATAACAACGGGGACTTCATTCGGAACAATTGGTACGACTGGAATTGCCATGATGGGCGTAGGTGCAAGTTTTGGGATCCCATTACCATTAGTAGCAGGTGCCGTCATCTCTGGAGCCTATGTTGGAGATAAATTGTCCCCCCTATCCGATACAACAGTCATGACGGCATCGCTAGCCAAGGTAGATGTTATTGAACATGTGAAGGGTATGCTTCCTGTAGGCGTGCCAACAATGATTATTACAGCACTTATCTTTACAATTGTAGGCTTTTTCTACGTAGATAAAGAAGCGGATCTAACACTTGCCGAAAATGCAGCGGCAGATTTACAGAGTGTATTTAATATCCACTGGTATAACCTACTACCTCTGGCAATTGTCATTCTATTACTTGCCTTTCGAAAGCCGCCTATTCCTGTTATTGCTTTCGGTTCCTTTTTAGGTATTATATGGGCGATCGTATTTCAAGGCATGAATTTCGTTAGTGCGATCGAATCGGCATACAGTGGGTTTACAATTGACTCAAGCTCTGATTTTCTTAATAATTTACTGAATACAGGTGGAATTGAATCCATGCTTGGCGTGATTGCCCTAGTTATATTATCGCTTGGGTTAGGTGGCTTATTGGATCAGCTAGGGATATTGAGACAAATTGCTAATATTTTTGATAAATGGGTTAAAAATAGTAATGGAAAACTAACATTCTCTACCATGTTTACAGCTTTTTTGGGTAATTTGTTCGGAAGTTCCGCGTACGTAGGGGTAATCGCAGGATCAACCGCGACAGCAAAATTATATGATGACAGAGGTATTGATCGTAGGGTGCTATCCCGAAATTCGGAAGGTGGAGGTACCGTTACAAACCCAATGATCCCCTGGACGGATGCGGGTGTATTTTTAACAACAACGCTTGGTATACCAACATTAACGTATTTACCCTTTATGTGGTACAACTTTGTCGGTGTGATCGTTACCTTTATACTTGGCTATATGGGTTGGTTTTTCTGGGATAAAAAGAATAAGACAAATGATGATAACCAGTATCAAGAACAAAAAACGTTATGA